In Providencia alcalifaciens, the sequence CGTCTGCATGTCCATCCACAACTGAAAGACAAACTGACCATCATCCAGCAAGATGCGATGACTGTCGATTTTGGTGAGCTGGCAAAACAAGCTGGACAGCCAATACGCGTATTTGGTAATTTGCCTTATAACATCTCAACACCGTTGATGTTCCACCTGTTTACATTCACCAACCAAATTTCTGACATGAATTTCATGTTGCAAAAAGAGGTCGTTAATCGGTTAGTGGCAGGTCCTGGAAGCAAAGCTTTCGGTCGTTTAAGCGTAATGGCGCAATATTACTGCAATGTTGTTCCTGTGCTTGAAGTTCCCCCTACTGCCTTTGCGCCACCACCAAAAGTGGACTCTGCGGTAGTAAGATTGATCCCTCACAAGGAAAATCCATACCCAGTGAAGGATATTAAAGTATTGAGCCGTATTACGACTCAAGCATTTAACCAACGTCGTAAAACTATCCGCAATAGTCTTGGGGATCTATTCAGCGTTGAGCAGTTAACCGAACTGGGTATCGACCCGGGAACGCGCGCTGAAAATATCTCTGTTGAGCACTATTGTAAGATGGCAAACTATCTGTGTAATTTATCGGAATAGAGAATCTGAGGAGGCACTATGTTGAATGATCCCAATGTGAGCATCCAAGTTCAAAGTGTCTACATAGAAAGCCAATCCCAGCCCGACATTGCCCGTTTTGTCTTTGCATATACTATTTGTATCCGCAATTTAGGGCGAATTCCTATACAGCTAATGAGCCGTTACTGGCTCATTACCAATAGTGATGGCCGTAAAACTGAAGTGCAAGGTGAAGGCGTGGTGGGTGAACAGCCCGTGATCCTACCAGGCAAAGAATATCGCTATACCAGTGGTGCTATCTTAGAAACACCAATGGGTACGATGGAAGGCTATTACGTTATGCTGAGCGATCAAGGAAATCACTTTCATGTTGATATTCCTGCATTTCGTCTCGCTATCCCAACACTGATTAATTAATTATGTCCACATATATTGTAGGTGATATACACGGTTGTTATCGTGAGCTGCGGGAACTTCTCGATAGCGTGAATTTCGATCCACAGCAAGATACATTGTGGCTAACGGGTGACCTTGTTGCTCGTGGACCCGATTCATTGAAAGTCTTACGCTATGTGAAAAGTTTAGGCTCATCAGCACGCTTAGTGTTAGGCAACCATGACCTACATTTGATTGGGATCTACTGCAAAATCAGTCGCAATAAGCCTAAAGACCATCTTGATGAGCTACTCAATGCGCCCGATATCGATGAGCTAATCAATTGGTTACGTCGTCAGCCTCTTTTGCAAGTCGATGAAGAGCAAAAAATGGTCATGGCCCACGCCGGTATTACGCCGCAGTGGGATCTAGAAACTGCAAAAATGTGCGCTCGCGAAGTGGAAGCTGTGCTT encodes:
- the rsmA gene encoding 16S rRNA (adenine(1518)-N(6)/adenine(1519)-N(6))-dimethyltransferase RsmA, with translation MNNRVHQGHLARKRFGQNFLTDQFIIDSIVDAMHPQPGQAIVEIGPGLGALTEPVGSRMDKMTVVELDRDLAARLHVHPQLKDKLTIIQQDAMTVDFGELAKQAGQPIRVFGNLPYNISTPLMFHLFTFTNQISDMNFMLQKEVVNRLVAGPGSKAFGRLSVMAQYYCNVVPVLEVPPTAFAPPPKVDSAVVRLIPHKENPYPVKDIKVLSRITTQAFNQRRKTIRNSLGDLFSVEQLTELGIDPGTRAENISVEHYCKMANYLCNLSE
- the apaG gene encoding Co2+/Mg2+ efflux protein ApaG — translated: MLNDPNVSIQVQSVYIESQSQPDIARFVFAYTICIRNLGRIPIQLMSRYWLITNSDGRKTEVQGEGVVGEQPVILPGKEYRYTSGAILETPMGTMEGYYVMLSDQGNHFHVDIPAFRLAIPTLIN
- the apaH gene encoding bis(5'-nucleosyl)-tetraphosphatase (symmetrical) ApaH, with translation MSTYIVGDIHGCYRELRELLDSVNFDPQQDTLWLTGDLVARGPDSLKVLRYVKSLGSSARLVLGNHDLHLIGIYCKISRNKPKDHLDELLNAPDIDELINWLRRQPLLQVDEEQKMVMAHAGITPQWDLETAKMCAREVEAVLSSDAYPLFIDSMYGDMPNNWSESLMGLARLRYSTNALTRLRYCFPNGQLDMICKESPAKAPAPLKPWFSLPSQFPEDYAIFFGHWASLEGKFTPEHVYAMDTGCCWGGDLTLLHWETKTFHRQKSHQKHRKE